Within Halorubrum lacusprofundi ATCC 49239, the genomic segment CGGAGAGGATCACGGCGATGAGCAGTTCCAACCGGTTCGAGTAGTTCAGCGAGATGGTCGAATCGGGGTACTCCTCGTAGAGTCGATCGAGGACCTCCTCGACCTGCTCTTCCCGTGGCTCCAGTGGCGTTCCCATATCGGTTCCTCCGCACGGGCGCCATTGAACGATCCGGAAGCGACGCGATCGATCCCCGCGGTGAGAGAGCCGAATTGACGACCCGACGCGGACTACCGAACTGCCGAACCGACGCAGACTACCGAACTGCCGAACCGACGCGGACTGCCGACCATACCGAATCGTCAGGTTCACGTCGCCCCACCGACACGTCGAGACGTGTCCCGGTCCCGCGATCGACGCCGGCGACGCCCGGCGTACAACCGCCGACCACAGGAGTTCTACTGGCTGTGGATCGCCGCGACCGCGACGTACGGCGTCGGCGACATCGTCTCGACGATCGCCTTCTTGGAGTACGTCCCGACGATCGGCGAGGCGAACCCCATCGTCGTGCTTGCGCTTGACTCGTTCGGACTCTCCGGGCTCGTACTGTTAAAAATCGCCGTCTACCTCGTGATGCTCTGGATCAGCGTCACGGGCGCCCGCGACGGCGACACGCTCCTCTACTACTTCCCGCCCGTCCTCCTGACGCTCGTCGGGACCTACCTCACCGCGAGCAACATCCGTCTGCTGTGGCTCTCTTGAGCCGACCGACAGTACCCTCTTCGTTGCGCGACCTGCCCCGGTCAACGCCGGTTTGCACCGATGCGACCCGCGGAGCCGAACATGTTCGCGACACGGCCCATCCCCCTCGGAGACCGAGACGCGCACGATGACCGAACTCGATGTCAGACAGATCCCGCCGAGCGAGCGACACGACCGGATACACGACGAGTTTGCCGAACTGGAGCCCGGCGAGACGCTCACCATCGTCAACGACCACGAGCCGACGCCGCTCTACCACGAGATGGCGGCGGAGGTACCCGCGTTCGACGCTGACGGCTACGCCGTCGAGCGCGAGGAGGCGTCGCGGTTCGTCGCCGAGTTCCCGAAGGTCGGACCCGAGTCAGGCCCGGAGCAAGTCCGGCTCGCGGATCTCGACGGCGAGCCGCACGCGGCGGCGTTCCCCGGGCGCGAGCCGAAGACGGTCCGACTGTCGCTGGACGCCGGCCA encodes:
- a CDS encoding DUF2249 domain-containing protein, whose protein sequence is MTELDVRQIPPSERHDRIHDEFAELEPGETLTIVNDHEPTPLYHEMAAEVPAFDADGYAVEREEASRFVAEFPKVGPESGPEQVRLADLDGEPHAAAFPGREPKTVRLSLDAGQSVPEHTHPDRTVLFHALTGAFEVRLDGEMHAVEAGEIVRFDGETAIEPTATEDATALVVLALKPDE